One Nitrospira sp. DNA window includes the following coding sequences:
- a CDS encoding Periplasmic thiol:disulfide interchange protein DsbA — protein sequence MITPKPWLWRAGVSILLLLASGVAWAAGTPAVDSRMRGKVDAPLTMIEYSDFTCGYCLKFFKETWPRIQARYVETGKVRFLYKDYPRADQGPGLTAALAARCAGDQGAYWPMHDRLFSSDGRLDADSYSQHAKAIGLNQSLFRQCLRDAPYVQAIFQDRQEANSWGFRGTPGFVLMRTTQQPTAKDPAIAIPGAFPFEAFEEEIEKLLSSPGSK from the coding sequence ATGATCACGCCAAAACCCTGGTTGTGGAGGGCCGGTGTATCCATCCTGCTCCTGCTGGCCAGCGGTGTAGCGTGGGCTGCTGGGACGCCGGCGGTCGATAGCCGCATGAGGGGCAAGGTGGATGCCCCGTTGACGATGATCGAGTACTCAGACTTCACGTGCGGGTATTGCCTCAAGTTTTTCAAGGAAACCTGGCCCAGGATTCAAGCGCGCTATGTCGAGACCGGGAAGGTGCGCTTCCTCTACAAAGACTATCCGCGCGCCGATCAGGGGCCTGGACTGACCGCCGCCCTCGCAGCCCGTTGTGCCGGAGACCAGGGGGCCTATTGGCCGATGCACGACCGGTTGTTTTCCTCAGACGGGCGGCTCGATGCGGACAGCTACTCGCAGCACGCCAAAGCGATCGGGCTCAATCAATCCCTGTTCCGGCAATGTTTGCGCGATGCCCCCTATGTGCAAGCCATCTTTCAAGACCGGCAGGAAGCGAATTCCTGGGGCTTTCGCGGCACCCCCGGTTTTGTCCTGATGCGCACGACGCAGCAACCGACCGCCAAGGATCCTGCGATCGCCATACCCGGAGCCTTTCCCTTCGAGGCCTTCGAAGAAGAAATCGAAAAACTGCTTTCGTCGCCCGGGTCGAAATAA